In Notamacropus eugenii isolate mMacEug1 chromosome 1, mMacEug1.pri_v2, whole genome shotgun sequence, one genomic interval encodes:
- the LOC140520107 gene encoding LOW QUALITY PROTEIN: uncharacterized protein (The sequence of the model RefSeq protein was modified relative to this genomic sequence to represent the inferred CDS: inserted 1 base in 1 codon; substituted 1 base at 1 genomic stop codon): MSDGPCDFTGRDICAVNHQNHTGEKPYGCHDCGKNMSQQSFLNYCQKIHTGEKPHESLECGVPFSEYSSFLIHYIIHRETKPHECSWCGKTGTCSCSLAVHQSMETREQPYVYDKFGKAFPQRSSLTQHQRIHNGQTPYECNQSARAFRQNNQLAVHQRIHTGEKPYECIQYGKAFTRSSNLAAHQRIHTGEKPYECIQCGKVFSFSSSLAVHHRSHTGEKPYKCNQCAKTFTCSSSLAAHQRIHTGEKPYEYIQCGKSFRERSSLTAHQRIHTGEKPYECIQCGKIFSFSSSLVVHHRSHTGEKPYKCNQCGKTFTSSSILAAHQRIHTGEKPYECIQCGKAFTRSSSFTAHQRIHTGEKPYECIQCGKVFSFSSSLAVHHRSHTGEKPYKCNQCGKTFTSSSILAAHQRXHTGEKPYECNHCGKSLSSSFSLPVHQRIHTGEKPYECIQCGKVFSFSSSLAVHHRSHTGEKPYKCNQCGKTFTSSSILAAHQRIHTGEKPYECNHCGKSLSSSFSLAVHQRIHTGEKPXECNQCGKAFTRNSNLAAHQRNLMNAVSVERLSQGAPVLLHISESTLERNLRNVINVERLSEKTTNLIGIREFKVQRNYVCGINVQRLSLVAALLLHIRESTVERNLVNIMNVERLSD, translated from the exons ATGAGTGATGGTCCCTGTGACTTCACTGGGAGAGATATCTGTGCTGTGAATCACCAAAACCACacaggagaaaaaccttatggTTGTCATGATTGTGGGAAAAACATGAGTCAACAGTCATTTTTGAATTACTGCcaaaaaattcatactggagagaaaccacatGAGTCTCTTGAATGTGGTGTACCTTTTAGTGAATACTCATCCTTCCTTATTCATTACATTATTCACAGGGAGACAAAACCTCATGAATGTAGTTGGTGTGGAAAGACTGGGACTTGCAGCTGTAGTCTTGCTGTGCATCAGAGCATGGAGACTAGAGAGCAACCGTATGTATATGATAAATTTGGAAAGGCATTCCCACAGAGGTCCAGTCTTACTcagcatcagagaatccacaatgGTCAGacaccttatgaatgtaatcaaagtGCAAGGGCTTTCAGGCAAAACAACCAACTTGCTGTACATcaaagaatccacactggagagaaaccctatgaatgtattCAGtatggaaaggctttcacaagaAGCTCCaatcttgctgcacatcagagaatccacactggagagaaaccttatgaatgtattCAATGTGGAAAGGTTTTCAGTTTTAGCTCCAGTCTTGCTGTACATCACAGaagccacactggagagaaaccttataaatgtaatcaatgtgcAAAGACTTTCACATGCAGCTCcagtcttgctgcacatcagagaatccacactggagagaaaccctatgaatatATTCAATGTGGAAAGTCTTTCAGAGAGAGGTCCAGTCTtactgcacatcagagaatccacactggagagaaaccttatgaatgtattCAATGTGGAAAGATTTTCAGTTTTAGCTCCAGTCTTGTTGTACATCACAGaagccacactggagagaaaccttataaatgtaatcaatgtggaaagactttcacaagCAGCTCCattcttgctgcacatcagagaatccacactggagagaaaccttatgaatgtattcaatgtggaaaggctttcacaaggAGCTCCAGTTTtactgcacatcagagaatccacactggagagaaaccttatgaatgtattCAATGTGGAAAGGTTTTCAGTTTTAGCTCCAGTCTTGCTGTACATCACAGaagccacactggagagaaaccttataaatgtaatcaatgtggaaagactttcacaagCAGCTCCattcttgctgcacatcaga atcacactggagagaaaccttatgaatgcaatcaTTGTggaaaatctttgagttccagcttcagTCTtcctgtacatcagagaatccacactggagagaaaccttatgaatgtattCAATGTGGAAAGGTTTTCAGTTTTAGCTCCAGTCTTGCTGTACATCACAGaagccacactggagagaaaccttataaatgtaatcaatgtggaaagactttcacaagCAGCTCCattcttgctgcacatcagagaatccacactggagagaaaccttatgaatgcaatcaTTGTggaaaatctttgagttccagcttcagTCTTGccgtacatcagagaatccacactggagagaaaccttaggaatgtaatcaatgtggaaaggctttcacaaggAATTCCaatcttgctgcacatcagagaaacCTCATGAATGCAGttagtgtggaaagactttcacaaggagctccagtcttgctgcacatcagcgaatccacactggagagaaaccttaggaatgtaatcaatgtggaaaggctttcagagaaaACTACAAACTTGATAGGCATCAGAGAATTCAAAGTGCAAAGAAACTATGTATGTGGAATCAATGTCCAAAGGCTTTCACTTGTAGCTGCACTCTTGCTGCACATTAGAGAATCCACAGTTGAGAGAAACCTTGTCAATAtcatgaatgtggaaaggctttcagattaA